The Brassica oleracea var. oleracea cultivar TO1000 chromosome C7, BOL, whole genome shotgun sequence sequence GCTGGTTCAAAGATAGTTTTTGAAAAGCATAGACATATTAGGACTTAAACCAAAGAACTTTTAGGTGAATCAAAACGGTATTTACAGGTCATCTTCTGCTGATACTGTTTTTCTTTTTTCCTATTGACTTATGCAAGAAAAACAGATTAAGAAGGAAAAGAAGAAAGTAAAAGAGAGAGTTGCATTCAAGACACAGTCTGAAGTAGAAGTGCTTGACGACGGGTTCAAGTGGAGAAAGTATGGGAAAAAGATGGTGAAGAACAGCCCAAATCCCAGGTGGGGAACAACACTTTCATACTCCAATATTAAATGAGCATACCAAATATGAGAAACCAAAATAAAAAATAGGAATGTACCTCTTGCTGATTGTAATGATTTTCATGTAATTTGCAGAAACTACTTCAAGTGTTCAGCTGATGGCTGTCCCGTGAAGAAAAGGGTTGAACGAGATGGAGATGATCCGAGCTTTGTGATAACAACTTATGAAGGCTTCCACAATCACTCAAGCATAAACTAAGGTTCCTAAGAGTTTTCTCAACTTATGGTTACGACGGCATGAATACACAGTCTGAGTAAAGATACTGAAACCAATACTATTCACGTTTATATTTCTTATGAATCTGTTCTAGAGACCGATTTTCAAATGGTTATTGTACTTATGCTATACTCAATGTAAACTGATTGACAAATTTTGAACGATTTATGATATCCTGAGTCTGGAATACTTCTCTAGCATCTTATTTTGTTCCAAGTGAGAATCTCATATTATTCATAAATTAGCAAATCTTGGAATAAACTCATGTATAAGCAGAAAATTACCAGACCAACTCCCAAACCACTGATGAACATGATTGCTTCTTACCAGCCTTGAACCTGTATAGAGCATAATGAAGAAGTCATACACAAGGAACAGAGAAGGCATCACATTTGATGATTTGAATCAAATACCTGTAAACGAGCCATTGCAAATAATTACAGAGCGTCCATAAACTATGTAGCATACCTTGAATTTAGATGGAGACCAAGCTACATTACAGAGATTCCTACAGGCAGTATTTACACTCAAGACAGAAAATCATATATTTGACTCAAAAGGAAAAATATTATCAACTTTTATAAGGGAAGAAGCATCGATGCAAATGGAAATATATTTACCAAACAAATTATATTTTCTCATACACATTCATATAACTGATGACATCTGAATCTACTTCTTTCAAGTAGAAAAAAAGGACAGCTGCTTTCACATCAAAACGACTTGCTCTTAAGCAGAGTGTGGAAACAATGTATAAGATAATATGCTCTAATGAAATTGCTACTATCACAATCATTTTGTTATTTCATCAGAAAATATCACATCTGAATTTCTTGTTAGTGGAACAAAGGAAGCAGAGCTGCTCAAATCACCTTCTTGATTGTGCCTACTATCGATTGTTATACTCCACAATGTATCCAAGTTCTTTCTGGTTGCTTGTGGGTTTGATACAATGATCGCCTTTGACTTGGAAGCTTGACAGTTAATGGTTTTACCAGTACCACTGGCAAGTAACCAGCAGGATCCAGACTCTTGTTGGGTCTTCGTGCACCACGGATGGTCTACACCAGGCTCAGTTTTCAAACCCGCAAGACCAATGTCGGTGATTCTCCACAAATGTGTATCGTTTCCAAAGAATTCTCCTTGAACCAAACTACACAGAGGTGGGTTTGAGGAAACCAGAGACCTTTCAACTTGGATCAGAGCAAGCATAGATGCACCAACAGGTTCGTTATATCGAGATAGATCTCTAAGCAGCACTCTAAGAGCAAGTGTCAACTTGTTCCTAGAGGTATCTTCAGTGTCTGAATTTCTGTGGTCAAGCCTTAACCACTCATCCAACGTTAACGAAAAGCTAATCAACTCTAAAGCCTCAGAGTGATCCATGGGTTTGGCTGCAGTGACTGATGGTGGATCTTGGTCTGACATGCTGCATTGAATCTTTAATCCTTCTACCGAGAGAATCTCTATGCCATCCATAGCTAAGGAAGCAAGAGTGTCAAGAGGTACATAACCTGAACACATATTGGATCCAAAGGCCCCAAGATTTTCTTTTGAAGAACAATCATGTACATTTCTGCAATTCATAAACTATATCACTTTAGAATAAACTTGAAAAATAGAAATATTATGCATAACGAATCAACAATGGTAGAAAGCATCTGAACCTCTCAAGTGTTGTGTCCTCGATAACTTCATGTAATTTCTTCCCCACAATATCTTCCAAAGGCATTAATGCGTTAATTTCAGAGCAAAGCCCTTCGATTCCAGAAGCTGCCAAGCTTTGGAGTATTTCAAGAACACCAGAGCCTAACTCTGGTACCAACACCACAGGAACTGAAACTTGCATGATCAGACGTGAAGCATCCTTACACTTTCTGAACAGTAACGGACTCATGGACCGGATACACCCTCCTCCTTTTGTCCAAACAAAAGGACCAACATTATCTCCAAGTGGCCGCTCGTCAACTGGAAGCTCTATTGGACTTCCAAACCCATCAGAACAAACACAGAGAGAGTCGTTAAAACTGTTGTCATCTAAATCCCACTCTCGCATTAAAGTTTCAGTTTCCAAGTCTTCAAGTTCCTTAGCATTCCTTCTGCTTATTAACAGCTGAGACTTTCCCTCACTCACAGAACTTGAGGAGAACGAGAAATCATTCGGTTCCTCATCAATATCAGACACATATTCTAATAGACAGTTACCAGAAGCGAGAGCCTCCTTCTCAAACTCACGGAGCAGATACTCACGAGGAGATGTAGGCTCACCATCTGAGGTGTAAACATAAGAAGATTCCTCAAGTTCAAGCATGTTTAGAAAATCATTAGCTACAGATTCAGTAATGTCATCCAAGCTTCTTGACTTTGTTAATACTTGTGCAGCTTTGTAACTAGATTTAACTTCCAAGTCCTCAGTGGAATCATCGATGGCTGATGAAGATTTAATCTCAACTGAGTCAGAACTTTTTAGCTCCGCCACTGGT is a genomic window containing:
- the LOC106301359 gene encoding uncharacterized protein LOC106301359, producing MSSNDREDSYNGQLLRDIKEVSKALYLHNAPQRPLLSLPPPVRSRSVSKGTTESGVLLPSKKKKSSVSWDWKKPLKAIAHLGQRRFDVCFHLHVHSIEGLPSNLDGTKLVVQWKRKEEVMSTQPYNVLQGTATFEETLTHRCSVYGSKHGPHRSAKYDQKLFLVCASPVDAPWLVLGKHWVDLARILPLSLEEMEGARSSRKWNTSFKLSGVAADSAVLNLSFDYSVVTSSVCDSASGGNVMLKRVGSVPSMERRSSPVDDGKVSHQLSPNLSLDLSRSVDLLYEKLDERNQERSTGTKVEQGVETDRQEDDPKNTGKEVGERTDSKEIEIIDVYELLKDEDEDAEETCFVDQLPVAELKSSDSVEIKSSSAIDDSTEDLEVKSSYKAAQVLTKSRSLDDITESVANDFLNMLELEESSYVYTSDGEPTSPREYLLREFEKEALASGNCLLEYVSDIDEEPNDFSFSSSSVSEGKSQLLISRRNAKELEDLETETLMREWDLDDNSFNDSLCVCSDGFGSPIELPVDERPLGDNVGPFVWTKGGGCIRSMSPLLFRKCKDASRLIMQVSVPVVLVPELGSGVLEILQSLAASGIEGLCSEINALMPLEDIVGKKLHEVIEDTTLERNVHDCSSKENLGAFGSNMCSGYVPLDTLASLAMDGIEILSVEGLKIQCSMSDQDPPSVTAAKPMDHSEALELISFSLTLDEWLRLDHRNSDTEDTSRNKLTLALRVLLRDLSRYNEPVGASMLALIQVERSLVSSNPPLCSLVQGEFFGNDTHLWRITDIGLAGLKTEPGVDHPWCTKTQQESGSCWLLASGTGKTINCQASKSKAIIVSNPQATRKNLDTLWSITIDSRHNQEGDLSSSASFVPLTRNSDVIFSDEITK